A single window of Athene noctua chromosome 1, bAthNoc1.hap1.1, whole genome shotgun sequence DNA harbors:
- the KCNS3 gene encoding delayed-rectifier potassium channel regulatory subunit KCNS3, with translation MVYGEFFRRPGKDAELINLNVGGFKQSVDQSTLLRFPHTRLGKLLKCHSEEAILELCDDYSVADKEYYFDRNPSLFRYVLNFYYTGKLHVMEELCVFSFCQEIEYWGINELFIDSCCSNRYQERKEEGPEKDWDQKSNDRSIDSSNEESSIFDKELEKFDNLCFGEIRKKIWIRMENPAYCLSAKLIAVSSLSVVLASIVAMCIHSMPEFQRLDANDREIEDPVLEAVEITCIIWFTAELVIRLITAPSQKKFWKKPLNIIDFVSIIPFYATLAVDTKEEESEDIENMGKVVQILRLMRIFRILKLARHSVGLRSLGATLRHSYQEVGLLLLFLSVGISIFSVLVYSVEKDDDSSELHSIPVCWWWATISMTTVGYGDTYPVTLAGKLLGTLCIICGILVVALPITIIFNKFSKYYQKQKDIDPDQCNNDRKEKCNDLPYFNIRDIYAKKMHSFISSLSSVGIVVSDQDSTDASSIQDMEDVYNTTSLENGTGK, from the coding sequence ATGGTTTATGGTGAATTTTTCCGCAGACCTGGGAAAGATGCAGAACTTATAAATTTAAATGTAGGTGGCTTTAAGCAATCAGTGGATCAAAGCACCTTGCTTCGATTTCCCCATACCAGACTTGGGAAACTTCTTAAATGCCACTCAGAAGAGGCTATTCTGGAACTCTGTGATGATTACAGTGTTGCAGACAAGGAATATTACTTTGACAGGAATCCCTCCTTGTTCCGTTATGTTCTGAATTTTTACTATACAGGCAAACTTCACGTCATGGAAGAACtttgtgtcttttctttctgccagGAAATAGAATACTGGGGGATAAATGAGCTGTTTATTGACTCCTGCTGCAGCAATCGGTaccaagaaaggaaggaagaaggtcCTGAGAAAGACTGGGATCAGAAGAGCAATGACAGAAGTATAGACTCCTCTAATGAAGAGTCATCCATATTTGATAAAGAGCTGGAAAAGTTTGACAATCTGTGTTTTGGTGAAATAAGAAAGAAGATCTGGATCAGAATGGAAAATCCTGCATACTGCTTGTCTGCCAAGTTAATTGCTGTGTCATCCCTGAGTGTTGTCCTCGCGTCAATTGTGGCCATGTGCATTCACAGCATGCCAGAGTTTCAAAGGCTGGATGCCAATGACAGGGAGATTGAAGACCCTGTGTTGGAAGCTGTGGAGATCACGTGCATCATCTGGTTCACTGCTGAGCTAGTGATCAGGCTCATCACTGCTCCAAGTCAAAAGAAGTTCTGGAAGAAACCACTGAACATCATAGATTTTGTCTCTATTATCCCATTTTATGCCACACTGGCTGTGGAcacaaaagaagaagaaagcgaAGATATTGAAAACATGGGGAAAGTGGTTCAGATCCTGCGGTTAATGAGGATATTTCGCATCCTGAAACTAGCCAGACACTCTGTAGGACTGCGGTCTTTAGGTGCCACTTTGAGACATAGCTATCAGGAAGTTGgacttctgcttttgtttttgtctgTTGGGATTTCTATTTTTTCAGTGCTTGTCTACTCAGTGGAGAAGGATGATGACTCATCAGAACTGCACAGCATCCCTGTCTGCTGGTGGTGGGCAACCATCAGCATGACCACTGTTGGTTATGGGGACACTTACCCAGTCACGCTTGCTGGAAAGCTGCTCGGCACCCTATGCATTATCTGTGGGATACTAGTGGTAGCGCTTCCAATCACCATTATTTTCAATAAGTTTTCTAAGTACTAtcaaaaacaaaaagatattGATCCAGACCAATGCAACAATGATCGCAAAGAGAAATGTAATGACCTACCTTATTTTAACATTAGGGATATTTATGCAAAAAAGATGCACTCATTCATTTCTAGCCTTTCTTCAGTAGGAATTGTTGTCAGCGACCAAGATTCAACAGATGCCTCCAGCATCCAAGATATGGAGGATGTTTATAACACAACATCTTTAGAGAATGGTACAGGAAAATGA